CCGCGGAAGCCGGTCATGGGGGCGGCGGCCGCGCCCATGGCACGGACCGCGGGAACAAGGGCGGGGGCAGGGGCGGCGGCACGCCCCCCGAGCAGCAGCCGGACCACCCGGCCTGAGCACCCCCGCAGAGCAACGAGCAAGGAGAAGTCGTGACCGTTCCCGAGGAGAACCGGCCGAAGACGACGTCCACCGACGACGTCATCGAGACGCCTCACGAGAAGACCGCCGCCGGGCAGGACGACGGAGCCACCGGACGCACCATGCGGGAGGCGATGGAGGAAGCAGGGCTCAGCCCGGACGACGTGCGCGACGAGACCTGACGCCCTGGACGACGGGCCGGCCGCGGCGGGCGCACGCACGGACGCGCGCTTCATCCGCCGGGGCCGGCCCGCCGTCCCGGATCGGCCGGCGGGAGGCGCCCCGCTCCGCTCGGTGTGCGCCGGCCCGGGGCCGGCCCGGGTGGCCCGCCGTGCGGCCGTCCACCGCCGCGTCCGCGCCACGAGGTGGCCCGGGCGTTCCGGGCGCACACTGGGACATGGGCCGCGACGTGCCCCTGACCCGGTGGAGGAGCAGCAGTGACGGACCGGGACACGGGATCCTGGCGGATGCTCGCCGGACTGCTGGCGGACAGCCACCTCACGCCCTTCGAGGCGCTGCCCGCACGCATCAACGCGCGGGCCCGTGCCGTCGGGTTCGACGACGTACGCATCTACCTGGGGGATCTCCAGCGCCGGGTGCTGCGGCTGCTGACCGGAAGCGGTCCGGGAACCGGCCCCGGCGGTGAGCCGCCCGACAGGGAACTGACCGTCGAGGGAACGGTGGCCGGGCGGGCGTTCCAGTACGGCCACATCATGCCCGTGAGCGGTGACGGCGGCTCCCACCTGTGCTGGGTCCCCCTGCTGAACGGCACCGAGCGGCTCGGCGTGATGCGGGTGACGGCGCGGGCCGGCGACGAGCGTGCCCGGGAGGACATGCTGGCACTGGCAGGGCTGGCCGCCATGATGGTGGTCGGCGGCCGTGACACCAGCGACCGGCACGCCCGGCTGACCCGCAGCAGCCCCATGAACGTGGCCGCCGAGATGCAGTGGCAGCTGATGCCGCCGCGCACGTACGCCGACGGCCGGGTGGTCATCAGCGCCGTGATGGAGCCGGCCTACCAGGTCAGCGGCGACGCCTTCGACTACGGCACCGCCGAGGACCTGGTGCACCTGTCCCTCTTCGACGCCATGGGCCACGACACGGCGGCCGGTCTGACCGCCACCCTCGCCATGGGCGCGTGCCGCAACCACCGCCGCCAGGGCACGCCGCTCGAGGACCTGGGGGACGCCATCGAACGCGTCCTCCTGCAACAGTTCGGGCCCAGCCGCTACGTCACCGGCGTCCTGGCCGACCTCGACACCGCGACCGGCCTGCTGAGCTGGGTCAACCGGGGCCACCACCCGCCGCTCGTCATCCGGGACGGCCGCTGGGCCACTCGGCTCCACTGCGCTCCCGCCCACCCCATGGGCACCGACCTCGGTCTGCCCACCCGGATCGGCCGCGAGCACCTGCAGCCCGGGGACCGCCTCGTCCTCTACAC
Above is a genomic segment from Streptomyces glaucescens containing:
- a CDS encoding PP2C family protein-serine/threonine phosphatase, whose translation is MLAGLLADSHLTPFEALPARINARARAVGFDDVRIYLGDLQRRVLRLLTGSGPGTGPGGEPPDRELTVEGTVAGRAFQYGHIMPVSGDGGSHLCWVPLLNGTERLGVMRVTARAGDERAREDMLALAGLAAMMVVGGRDTSDRHARLTRSSPMNVAAEMQWQLMPPRTYADGRVVISAVMEPAYQVSGDAFDYGTAEDLVHLSLFDAMGHDTAAGLTATLAMGACRNHRRQGTPLEDLGDAIERVLLQQFGPSRYVTGVLADLDTATGLLSWVNRGHHPPLVIRDGRWATRLHCAPAHPMGTDLGLPTRIGREHLQPGDRLVLYTDGITEARTPGGEEFGLTRFTDFLIRHHADELPVPETLRRLMRAVLDHHDGQLQDDATILLCEWLGPMPDTAVSAPRAGVELPPGG